In one Parambassis ranga chromosome 6, fParRan2.1, whole genome shotgun sequence genomic region, the following are encoded:
- the LOC114437303 gene encoding RNA-binding protein with serine-rich domain 1-like, producing MAPSPTKRKEDDKSKQRGKDKSGSTKEGGDKERGRDKNRTRRSASSGSSRSSSSSSSSSGSSSGSSSGSSSSASSHSGSSSSRSSSSSSSSTSPSPSRQRHNNRRRSRSKSKSAKKDDRDRDRRRRSPTPKPTKVYLGRLTRNVIKEHIQEIFSTYGKIKMIDMPMSRIHPHLSKGYAYVEYETPEEAEKALKHMDGGQIDGQEITVTAVLAPTVRPPPRRLSPPRRMPPPPPMWRRTPPRMRRRSRSPRRRSPVRRRSRSPGRRRHRSRSSSNSSR from the exons AT GGCACCTTCCCCAacaaagaggaaggaggatgaCAAAAGTAAACAGCGTGGTAAAGACAAATCTGGATCCACAAAGGAGGGAGGTGACAAAGAGCGGGGCCGAGACAAAAACCGTACACGGCGCAGTGCTTCCAGTGGGAGCAGCAG gtccagctccagctccagcagcagctcaggttCCAGCTCTGGCTCCTCCAGTGGCTCCAgctcctccgcctccagccaCTCTGGGTCCTCAAGTTCCcggtcctcttcctcttcatcctcatccaccTCACCGAGCCCCAGTCGTCAACGCCACAACAACAGACGACGCTCACGCTCGAA GTCAAAATCAGCAAAGAAGGATGATAGGGATAGGGATCGACGACGCAGGAGCCCCACACCCAAACCTACCAAGGTGTACCTTGGCCGGCTGACCAGAAATGTCATCAAG GAACATATCCAGGAGATCTTCTCCACCTATGGCAAGATCAAAATGATTGATATGCCCATGAGCCGCATCCACCCTCACCTGTCCAAGGGCTACGCCTATGTGGAGTACGAGACCCCTGAGGAGGCAGAGAAGGCCCTGAAACACATGGATGGAG GTCAGATCGATGGGCAAGAAATCACCGTCACGGCAGTGCTGGCTCCCACAGtgcgtcctcctcctcgcaGGCTGTCCCCTCCCCGCCGGatgcctcctccacctccgatGTGGAGGCGCACCCCACCTCGAATGAGGAGAAG GTCCCGGTCTCCACGGCGACGCTCTCCAGTAAGGCGTCGGTCCCGATCGCCTGGCCGCCGCCGCCATCGCTCACGCTCCAGCTCCAACTCATCCCGCTAG